One part of the Thermanaeromonas sp. C210 genome encodes these proteins:
- the hypF gene encoding carbamoyltransferase HypF: protein MAERCCAEEKKLVRYRIIVKGIVQGVGFRPFVYQAARLHGLKGAVSNTAGGVTIEAEGQQEAVRAFLAYLKENQPPLSRLSALEWEVLEPCGYSSFAILPSREGARKEALIPPDVALCSDCAREVLDPQDRHYGYPFTNCTNCGPRFTIVRGVPYDRANTSMASFPMCPDCAQEYHDPGNRRFHAQPAACPSCGPQVELVDRYGRKINGHWLELCWKLLQEGKILAVKGLGGFHLVCDAKSRVALNTLRQRKGREAKPLAVMCCLETAKKYCFVGPEEEKLLTSPQAPIVILTKRPSCSLPEELAPRMKTLGIMLPYTPLHLMLINGPLEILVMTSGNCNGLPLAKDNGRALEELKGLADYFLWHNREIVNRCDDSVAAVINGVVQIWRRSRGYVPSPIMVPVSSSPVVLGMGGDMKNTFCLLKGNLAFVSQHIGELSSKETEEHFFLSLKNLKSLLGSEPEVIGYDLHPGYRSSRLAAQIPAKARFAVQHHHAHMISCLADNGVEEKVIGVILDGTGYGTDGHLWGFEILTGDYADFTREYHLAYVPLPGGEQAIRYPWRTAVAYLMKYLSSRGESIVARLFQDRGQELQVVKRLILTGFNSPLSSSCGRLFDAVSALLGLCYYNSYEGQAAIELGEIVLEPEKGKKLAPYSFSIEGKVIHPGGVIAGVVADLENGVAKEIIATRFHNTVLAMVCEAVRAVAKRTGMRTVALSGGVWQNRYLFSLAKEILPSEGYHLLVHRHVPANDGGLSLGQAVIACRRWQQCA, encoded by the coding sequence ATGGCTGAAAGATGCTGTGCAGAAGAAAAAAAGCTTGTCCGCTACCGGATAATCGTTAAAGGGATTGTTCAGGGGGTAGGGTTTCGCCCCTTTGTTTATCAAGCGGCCCGCCTGCATGGTCTTAAAGGCGCTGTCTCAAATACCGCCGGGGGAGTAACCATAGAGGCCGAAGGGCAGCAGGAGGCGGTACGCGCTTTCCTGGCCTATTTAAAGGAAAATCAGCCTCCTTTGTCGAGGTTAAGTGCCTTGGAATGGGAGGTATTGGAGCCATGCGGGTATAGTTCCTTTGCTATTCTGCCGAGTAGAGAAGGGGCAAGGAAAGAAGCGCTGATTCCTCCGGATGTAGCCCTCTGTTCTGATTGTGCCCGGGAAGTATTAGATCCCCAAGATAGGCATTATGGCTATCCTTTTACCAACTGTACCAATTGTGGACCGCGATTTACCATTGTACGGGGTGTCCCTTATGACCGGGCGAATACTTCTATGGCCTCATTTCCCATGTGTCCGGACTGTGCCCAGGAATACCACGACCCGGGTAACAGGAGATTCCATGCCCAGCCGGCAGCCTGTCCTTCCTGCGGACCCCAAGTGGAATTGGTAGACAGGTACGGTCGCAAGATAAATGGCCACTGGTTGGAACTTTGTTGGAAATTGTTGCAAGAAGGCAAAATTTTAGCTGTCAAAGGGCTGGGAGGCTTTCACTTGGTTTGCGATGCAAAGAGTAGGGTAGCACTAAACACCCTCCGCCAACGCAAAGGCCGTGAAGCCAAACCCCTGGCAGTAATGTGCTGTCTGGAGACGGCCAAGAAATATTGCTTTGTTGGTCCGGAGGAAGAAAAACTGCTGACCTCTCCTCAAGCCCCCATTGTTATTCTTACCAAACGTCCGAGCTGTAGCTTACCAGAAGAATTGGCTCCGCGGATGAAAACCTTGGGTATAATGTTACCCTATACACCACTGCATTTGATGCTTATAAACGGCCCCTTGGAGATTTTAGTGATGACCAGCGGCAACTGTAACGGTTTACCCCTGGCCAAAGACAACGGGAGGGCCCTGGAGGAGCTTAAGGGCCTTGCCGACTATTTTCTCTGGCACAATCGCGAGATTGTCAACCGCTGCGATGATTCCGTAGCGGCGGTGATTAACGGCGTGGTACAAATCTGGCGTCGCTCGCGGGGGTATGTCCCCTCACCGATTATGGTTCCCGTCAGTTCCAGCCCTGTTGTGTTGGGTATGGGTGGGGATATGAAGAATACTTTTTGCCTTTTAAAAGGCAACCTGGCCTTTGTTAGCCAGCACATAGGTGAATTGAGTAGTAAGGAAACCGAGGAACACTTTTTTTTAAGCTTAAAGAACTTAAAAAGCCTTCTTGGTTCCGAGCCAGAAGTAATTGGTTATGACCTGCATCCTGGATACCGTTCCTCCCGTCTAGCAGCACAAATACCTGCAAAGGCGCGTTTTGCCGTTCAACATCACCATGCCCACATGATTTCTTGCCTGGCTGATAACGGAGTGGAAGAGAAGGTTATAGGTGTAATCCTTGATGGAACAGGTTACGGAACGGACGGACACCTTTGGGGTTTTGAGATACTCACTGGAGACTACGCTGATTTTACCAGGGAGTATCACCTGGCGTATGTACCGTTACCTGGGGGCGAGCAGGCGATCCGTTACCCTTGGCGAACAGCAGTAGCTTATTTAATGAAGTACCTTTCTTCAAGAGGTGAATCCATTGTTGCACGCCTTTTTCAAGACAGAGGACAAGAACTCCAAGTTGTCAAACGCCTTATCTTAACAGGTTTTAATTCACCGCTAAGCTCGAGTTGCGGTCGTCTTTTTGACGCGGTATCAGCCCTTCTTGGCCTTTGTTATTATAATAGTTATGAGGGACAGGCTGCTATTGAACTAGGTGAGATAGTCCTGGAGCCAGAAAAAGGGAAAAAATTAGCACCCTATTCATTTTCTATTGAGGGAAAAGTTATCCATCCCGGTGGTGTTATTGCTGGTGTGGTGGCCGATTTAGAGAATGGGGTGGCAAAGGAAATTATAGCCACCCGTTTTCATAATACAGTCCTGGCCATGGTATGTGAGGCTGTTCGCGCGGTTGCTAAAAGAACAGGTATGAGGACTGTAGCTCTAAGCGGCGGAGTCTGGCAAAACAGGTACCTTTTTAGCCTTGCTAAGGAGATCTTGCCTAGCGAGGGTTATCATCTGTTGGTCCACCGGCACGTGCCGGCGAATGATGGAGGTCTATCCCTGGGTCAGGCAGTGATCGCCTGCCGGAGGTGGCAACAATGTGCTTAG
- a CDS encoding HypC/HybG/HupF family hydrogenase formation chaperone, with protein MCLAIVGKVIKLNETHNTAIIDIHGVRREISVALLGQVNVGDYVLVHAGFAIEKIDLKEAEETVKMWEEQLNDASRG; from the coding sequence ATGTGCTTAGCTATTGTGGGGAAAGTAATTAAGTTAAATGAGACGCATAATACGGCGATAATTGATATTCACGGTGTCCGCAGGGAGATATCTGTAGCTTTACTGGGTCAGGTAAATGTGGGCGATTATGTTCTGGTGCATGCGGGATTTGCCATAGAAAAGATTGATTTAAAAGAAGCTGAAGAGACGGTGAAAATGTGGGAGGAACAATTAAATGATGCTAGCCGTGGATAG
- the hypD gene encoding hydrogenase formation protein HypD: MGLADQVAERLGRPAVFMEVCGTHTVSISRMGLRSLLAGRLELRSGPGCPVCVTDYEEIDMMLNLARLPEVTVGTFGDLMRVPGSQSSLERERAGGADVRVFYSPLDAVAFAEANPQKEVVFLGIGFETTIPVVAFSLAQARTRGVKNFSIFSAHKLIPPAVRAVLSDPELKLDGFILPGHVGAVTGRGAFDFIAQEYGLPAVISGFEPLDIMIALHELLSQLLRGEAQVVNKYTRVVREKGNPYARERIAECFEVVDVSWRGLGVIPKSGLFLRETFRDFDARFKLNIELLPPRHSLDCACGEVLRGKLLPPDCRFFGKACTPVHPVGPCMVSSEGACAAYYRFERSLPIGGGN; the protein is encoded by the coding sequence TTGGGGCTGGCAGACCAGGTGGCTGAACGTCTTGGGCGCCCCGCAGTTTTTATGGAAGTATGCGGAACGCACACAGTATCTATCTCCAGGATGGGATTGCGTAGCCTGTTGGCGGGCCGTCTGGAACTGAGAAGTGGTCCGGGATGTCCTGTTTGTGTAACAGATTATGAGGAAATCGATATGATGCTAAATCTTGCACGCTTACCTGAGGTTACGGTGGGGACCTTTGGGGATCTGATGCGCGTGCCCGGCAGCCAATCCTCCCTGGAGAGGGAACGCGCTGGCGGTGCCGATGTGCGGGTATTTTACTCGCCGCTGGATGCGGTAGCCTTTGCTGAGGCTAACCCGCAAAAAGAGGTGGTATTTTTAGGAATTGGTTTCGAAACAACCATCCCTGTAGTCGCTTTCAGCCTTGCCCAAGCCCGGACCAGGGGGGTTAAAAACTTTAGTATTTTCTCAGCCCATAAACTTATTCCCCCTGCTGTCCGGGCGGTTCTTAGTGACCCTGAACTAAAACTTGACGGATTCATTTTACCAGGACATGTTGGTGCCGTTACTGGCAGGGGGGCTTTTGATTTTATCGCTCAAGAGTATGGCTTACCAGCGGTAATTAGTGGTTTTGAGCCCCTGGATATCATGATTGCCCTGCACGAGCTTTTGTCTCAACTGCTACGTGGCGAGGCACAGGTTGTGAACAAGTATACGAGGGTGGTACGGGAAAAGGGCAACCCGTACGCCCGAGAGCGGATAGCGGAGTGTTTTGAGGTGGTCGATGTTTCCTGGCGGGGTCTGGGAGTTATTCCTAAAAGCGGGCTTTTTCTGCGGGAAACCTTTCGCGATTTTGATGCCCGATTTAAACTAAATATAGAACTGCTTCCGCCACGCCACTCGTTAGATTGTGCTTGTGGAGAAGTTTTGCGAGGGAAACTTTTACCTCCGGATTGCCGGTTCTTTGGCAAGGCCTGCACGCCGGTTCACCCTGTAGGCCCTTGCATGGTTTCCAGTGAAGGGGCTTGTGCGGCTTACTACCGATTTGAACGATCCTTGCCTATTGGGGGTGGCAACTAA
- the hypE gene encoding hydrogenase expression/formation protein HypE, whose amino-acid sequence MEGDGKDIILLAHGDGGALTHELINTLFLRYFGGSILKNLSDAAVFSVSEGKLAVTTDSFVVDPLFFPGGDVGKLAVYGTVNDLAVSGAQPQYLTASFILEEGLSLIDLERIVRSMAAACNLAGVEIIAGDTKVVEKGHLDKIFINTTGVGFIPQGIDLGYHRIKPGDKVLINGSLGQHGIAVLGKRYGFDSAEQVMSDCAPLNGIINLLLKEVRGIKMMRDLTRGGLATAAKEIASACGLDIWLDENCIPIDARVKGVAEMLGLDPLYLANEGKFMSIISPEEAGKAVAVMQGHELGRNACIIGEVKPGNGNVYLSTSLGGAKLLDLLAGSPLPRIC is encoded by the coding sequence GTGGAAGGGGACGGCAAGGATATTATTTTACTGGCTCACGGTGACGGGGGTGCCCTCACCCACGAACTCATTAATACCCTTTTTCTTCGCTATTTCGGAGGCAGCATATTAAAAAACCTCAGCGATGCGGCAGTTTTTTCAGTAAGTGAAGGGAAATTGGCTGTTACTACTGATTCCTTTGTGGTTGACCCCCTTTTCTTCCCGGGGGGTGATGTGGGAAAACTGGCAGTTTATGGTACGGTCAATGATCTGGCCGTTAGCGGTGCACAGCCCCAGTATCTTACGGCTTCTTTTATTTTAGAAGAAGGTTTGTCGCTCATTGATTTGGAACGTATTGTGCGCTCTATGGCGGCGGCCTGTAATTTGGCTGGCGTGGAAATTATCGCTGGGGATACGAAGGTAGTTGAAAAGGGGCACCTGGATAAAATTTTTATTAATACTACCGGAGTAGGTTTTATCCCCCAAGGAATAGATTTGGGGTACCACCGGATTAAACCCGGTGATAAAGTTTTGATCAATGGCAGTCTTGGCCAACACGGTATAGCAGTACTTGGTAAGCGGTATGGTTTCGATTCTGCAGAGCAGGTCATGAGCGATTGTGCCCCGCTGAATGGTATAATTAACTTGCTTTTAAAGGAAGTTCGGGGAATTAAGATGATGCGGGATCTTACCCGGGGCGGCCTCGCAACAGCAGCTAAAGAAATTGCCTCAGCCTGCGGGTTAGATATTTGGCTGGATGAAAATTGTATCCCAATAGATGCCAGGGTAAAGGGGGTAGCCGAGATGTTGGGGCTGGATCCCCTTTATCTTGCAAACGAGGGGAAATTTATGAGTATTATCAGCCCGGAGGAAGCAGGAAAAGCTGTAGCGGTAATGCAAGGGCATGAACTGGGAAGAAATGCTTGTATTATAGGTGAGGTGAAGCCTGGTAATGGTAACGTCTATCTCTCTACATCCCTTGGAGGTGCTAAGCTTTTAGATCTTCTAGCTGGGAGTCCTTTACCACGGATCTGTTGA
- a CDS encoding dodecin family protein, which translates to MPVKVAELVGESPSNWKDAVQAAVAEAAKEIPNISGVEICNLTANVKNGKLTEFKANVKIVYADHGGDI; encoded by the coding sequence ATGCCCGTAAAGGTAGCAGAACTGGTAGGAGAATCGCCGTCCAACTGGAAAGATGCTGTCCAGGCGGCGGTGGCGGAAGCTGCCAAGGAGATACCGAACATTTCAGGTGTAGAAATATGCAACCTTACGGCCAACGTTAAGAACGGTAAGCTGACGGAGTTCAAGGCCAACGTAAAGATCGTATATGCCGACCACGGCGGCGATATTTAA
- a CDS encoding CRISPR-associated protein Csx14, which yields MKIQALPVKQKRSGESLIATLGLEPQVVTITLDYLLSKGRRVDEVVVVYTENPGVRRALDIIAREFAADVYPGIGLLTVPVTSPGGRMEDFYGPDDLRSLLRTLYEVVRRARQEERVIHLCLSGGRKVMGIMAMVVAQLLFGPEDCAWHLVTEGWHPGAEPRLHLSSGERVWLVPVPVVRWAETGTLMRAVAELDDPEEVVAWYERINRSARRRRQREFIRHWLTAAEREVVRLACRGLDNASIAKALGKREQTVANQLCSVYEKLREWLDYPEGNVDRNVLIAEFAPYFALTELEG from the coding sequence ATGAAAATACAAGCATTACCCGTAAAACAGAAACGAAGCGGCGAGAGTCTCATTGCCACCCTGGGTTTGGAGCCCCAGGTGGTGACCATCACCCTGGATTACCTGTTGTCTAAGGGCAGGCGGGTTGACGAAGTTGTAGTAGTTTATACCGAGAATCCCGGTGTACGCCGGGCCCTAGATATTATAGCCCGCGAGTTTGCTGCTGACGTTTACCCGGGCATCGGACTCCTTACCGTTCCTGTAACCTCGCCCGGAGGCCGGATGGAGGATTTCTACGGCCCGGACGACTTGCGCTCTCTTTTGCGGACCCTTTACGAGGTCGTACGCCGTGCCAGACAGGAGGAGCGGGTTATCCACCTGTGCCTTTCCGGCGGCCGTAAGGTGATGGGTATTATGGCCATGGTGGTGGCCCAACTACTCTTCGGCCCCGAAGATTGCGCCTGGCACCTGGTCACTGAGGGTTGGCATCCGGGCGCAGAACCCAGGTTGCACCTGTCATCCGGCGAGAGGGTTTGGCTTGTCCCGGTGCCCGTGGTGCGTTGGGCTGAGACAGGTACCTTGATGCGCGCGGTAGCAGAATTGGACGACCCCGAGGAGGTGGTAGCGTGGTACGAAAGGATAAATCGGAGCGCCCGGCGCAGGCGACAGCGGGAGTTTATCCGTCACTGGCTCACGGCGGCGGAGCGGGAAGTGGTCCGGTTGGCCTGTCGAGGCCTTGATAACGCCAGTATCGCCAAAGCCCTGGGCAAAAGGGAACAGACCGTAGCCAACCAGCTCTGTAGCGTTTATGAAAAGCTCAGGGAATGGCTTGACTACCCGGAGGGCAACGTGGACCGCAACGTGCTGATCGCCGAATTCGCGCCCTATTTCGCTCTGACGGAATTGGAAGGGTGA
- a CDS encoding Card1-like endonuclease domain-containing protein → MRGTVMISLVGEQPVPNLLAVLHARPEHVVLVCTERTKGVSERLRSVLKKRSQESGISVEDEPVYVAPYDMADVESKLKRVIKEKNWPPDKIVFNLTGGTKPMALAAYRLAEQFSSPFLYVQSEGKKSVVYHYRFFDGAPVLERVDEVPPVLNIDLYLRVHLGEYTEGEFKNDFEKRVAGVLQQKVD, encoded by the coding sequence GTGCGCGGAACAGTGATGATTTCTCTTGTCGGTGAACAGCCGGTGCCGAACCTGCTGGCAGTGCTGCACGCAAGGCCCGAGCATGTAGTTTTGGTTTGTACAGAGCGCACTAAAGGTGTTAGTGAACGATTGCGCTCGGTCCTCAAAAAGCGTAGCCAAGAAAGCGGTATTTCGGTTGAGGATGAGCCTGTATACGTTGCCCCCTACGATATGGCAGATGTCGAGAGCAAGCTCAAGAGGGTTATCAAGGAGAAAAACTGGCCTCCGGATAAAATTGTTTTCAACCTTACAGGTGGCACTAAGCCCATGGCCTTGGCGGCTTACCGCCTGGCGGAGCAGTTTTCTAGCCCTTTTCTTTACGTACAGAGCGAGGGGAAGAAAAGCGTAGTATACCATTACCGCTTTTTTGATGGCGCTCCGGTGCTCGAAAGGGTGGACGAGGTACCGCCGGTGCTTAACATTGACCTTTACTTGAGAGTACACCTTGGAGAATATACAGAAGGTGAATTCAAGAATGATTTTGAAAAAAGGGTGGCCGGGGTGTTACAGCAAAAGGTTGACTAA
- the csx15 gene encoding CRISPR-associated protein Csx15, translating to MVLLNFSHPFTAEQLQQLEDLTQKRMDRVIEIDAQIDPQQPLVPQVAAMADRAGLTPEEWQTLPILINPPSLNFSAVALLAELHGRCGYFPAVVRLRPVANSVPPRFEVAEILNLQAVRENARAKRQRMPTSK from the coding sequence TTGGTTCTTCTCAACTTTTCCCATCCCTTTACCGCGGAGCAGTTGCAGCAACTGGAGGACCTTACCCAAAAAAGGATGGACCGGGTCATCGAAATCGACGCCCAGATCGATCCCCAGCAGCCCTTAGTTCCTCAGGTAGCGGCCATGGCCGACCGGGCCGGTCTCACACCGGAGGAGTGGCAGACGTTGCCCATTCTTATTAACCCGCCATCTCTGAACTTCAGCGCGGTGGCGCTCCTGGCCGAGTTACACGGAAGGTGCGGCTATTTTCCGGCGGTGGTACGTCTGCGCCCGGTGGCCAACAGCGTACCGCCCCGCTTCGAGGTGGCCGAGATCCTTAACCTGCAGGCGGTGCGGGAAAACGCTCGGGCAAAGCGCCAGCGTATGCCCACTAGCAAATAA
- a CDS encoding Cas10/Cmr2 second palm domain-containing protein, with protein sequence MFIDWLKEVCDPLGEPAKTERPPLNAFCWVHPVTGSRYYLEREKAAEITRSGLAWVESLVRGKGPAFAAEQLSFFLSQRDVFCRKQYLEDEGFHFDKKEDTVQDVTGLKIPLAALWPELPYPGPGGCRASETGPPVDWLSRGNKPCIRLADFLILRTGLFYALVGDRLLPEEWPKLRLTSLLDGSNVYGTQEGPPFLVPIPEELLKAYEASSLLAGCPQELSSGKAGALLGELPPLEIVEGGAFKVKDYYLETNRIGEIRGASVLLDDINRKRYYRMFSILPGLTAESLVYAGGGHVMAVVPAGRGETVAGEIERLHREVCLTARAVGVSCRAHVADLACFRQLRQRLSDEITVRRNALVPAWDTTEGDLNLYSEEFPTIAPLTLPKAGAGEWCASCGLRPALRVWPYQDEERPLCASCLRKQIAGQKAGKTVFAEDYHRFWRARGEEASLPSAQEIDDIADFNNEIAVIYADGNSFGSLFSQCDSLGQLRCLSQFTENAAYTATFTVLKEYQELLNNRAVEIIALGGDDILTLVPAQAALPVATALGKSFDRLFKNLSEDKPAPTLSLGVVIAGAKTPVRYLFELAKALLKEAKKRVYEDAYKGKRELREGTLDVAVLTSHGGYEDNIATYRSKTFRQGNVNLTLRPYTFTEALSFMEAVRRLRAARQAPGRSWFYGLRLVVEHYGQQVAELYFNYQFSRLSEEQRETLRDCWYPLTGLDSDPAMFFEREGRYYCPWLDVVELWNYVGAGGESR encoded by the coding sequence ATGTTCATCGACTGGCTGAAGGAAGTCTGTGACCCTCTGGGAGAACCGGCGAAAACGGAAAGACCGCCCTTAAACGCCTTTTGCTGGGTTCATCCGGTGACCGGTAGCCGCTATTACCTCGAGAGGGAGAAGGCCGCTGAAATTACGCGGTCCGGGTTGGCCTGGGTGGAGAGTTTGGTGAGAGGGAAGGGCCCGGCTTTCGCCGCCGAACAACTGTCTTTTTTTCTCTCTCAACGGGATGTTTTCTGTCGTAAACAATATCTGGAAGATGAAGGCTTTCACTTCGATAAAAAAGAGGATACTGTTCAAGATGTAACTGGTTTGAAGATTCCATTAGCGGCTCTGTGGCCCGAGTTGCCCTATCCGGGGCCCGGCGGTTGCCGGGCGTCTGAAACAGGGCCTCCGGTTGACTGGCTGAGCAGGGGAAACAAACCTTGTATACGGTTGGCTGATTTCCTTATCCTGCGTACAGGCCTATTTTATGCCCTCGTAGGTGACCGGTTACTGCCGGAAGAATGGCCCAAGCTCCGCCTCACTTCTCTTCTCGACGGCAGCAACGTTTACGGGACGCAAGAAGGCCCACCGTTTTTGGTGCCGATACCCGAGGAACTGCTAAAGGCCTACGAGGCGTCCTCCCTGCTAGCAGGCTGCCCCCAGGAGTTATCTTCAGGGAAAGCAGGCGCCCTTTTGGGGGAATTACCGCCCCTGGAAATAGTTGAAGGCGGTGCCTTTAAGGTTAAGGACTACTACTTGGAAACGAATCGCATCGGCGAGATACGCGGTGCCAGCGTGCTCCTGGACGACATAAACCGTAAGCGTTACTACCGGATGTTTAGTATCCTCCCCGGCTTGACTGCAGAATCCCTGGTCTATGCCGGCGGCGGCCACGTCATGGCAGTGGTGCCGGCCGGTAGAGGGGAGACGGTTGCAGGGGAAATCGAGCGGTTGCACCGAGAGGTATGCCTTACCGCCCGCGCAGTCGGCGTATCCTGTAGAGCGCATGTAGCTGACCTCGCCTGCTTCCGCCAGTTGCGTCAGCGTCTGAGCGATGAGATTACCGTCCGCCGGAACGCGCTGGTCCCCGCGTGGGACACAACCGAGGGAGATTTAAATCTGTATAGCGAGGAATTTCCGACCATTGCGCCTCTGACCTTACCGAAGGCCGGGGCCGGGGAATGGTGCGCATCGTGCGGTCTTCGTCCCGCCTTAAGGGTTTGGCCGTATCAGGACGAGGAACGGCCTCTCTGCGCTTCGTGCCTGCGTAAGCAAATCGCCGGGCAAAAAGCCGGAAAGACGGTCTTCGCCGAAGATTACCACCGTTTCTGGCGGGCGCGCGGCGAGGAAGCAAGCCTTCCTTCAGCTCAGGAAATTGATGATATTGCTGACTTCAATAATGAGATCGCGGTGATCTACGCGGATGGCAATAGCTTCGGAAGCCTGTTTAGCCAGTGCGATTCCCTGGGCCAGCTTCGCTGTCTCAGCCAGTTCACCGAAAATGCCGCCTATACGGCGACTTTTACGGTACTAAAAGAATATCAGGAGCTTCTGAATAACCGGGCGGTAGAAATAATAGCCCTGGGGGGAGACGATATCTTGACCCTTGTCCCGGCGCAGGCTGCGTTGCCCGTGGCTACCGCCCTTGGCAAGAGTTTCGACAGGCTGTTTAAAAACTTGTCGGAAGATAAACCCGCACCCACCCTCTCCCTCGGTGTGGTTATTGCCGGTGCCAAAACGCCGGTGCGCTATCTTTTCGAGCTGGCGAAGGCGCTCTTAAAAGAAGCAAAAAAGCGGGTTTATGAAGACGCATATAAGGGGAAAAGGGAATTGAGGGAAGGCACCTTAGACGTAGCCGTCCTCACCTCTCATGGTGGCTATGAGGATAACATCGCCACTTACCGTTCGAAAACTTTTCGCCAAGGCAATGTGAATCTCACCTTGCGGCCCTATACTTTTACTGAAGCCCTGAGTTTCATGGAGGCGGTACGCCGGCTCCGGGCGGCGCGACAGGCACCCGGTAGGAGCTGGTTTTACGGGTTGCGACTGGTAGTGGAACATTATGGTCAGCAGGTGGCGGAACTCTACTTTAACTACCAGTTCTCTCGCCTTAGCGAGGAGCAGCGCGAAACACTGCGAGATTGCTGGTATCCTTTAACGGGCCTGGACAGTGATCCCGCCATGTTTTTTGAGCGCGAAGGCCGTTATTATTGCCCCTGGCTGGATGTAGTGGAACTCTGGAATTACGTTGGGGCGGGAGGTGAAAGCCGTTGA
- a CDS encoding RAMP superfamily CRISPR-associated protein, with product MKKTALCICYRLRLLTPVHVGNGTGGAGFLDSYLYREGGVPVIPGSTIKGRLRAAARALAGAGIYGAEGVCREILECTCPVCLIFGRPGNRRGSLYFDDAWPEPEDGGPWISLRSGIGMDRYRRVAREGALYTLETAGAKGTVYHGRISGVVPEKDMERVVAVIRDAFAYNYALGWGKSRGLGWFQAEVVEAEKRCGI from the coding sequence TTGAAGAAAACGGCCCTTTGTATTTGCTACCGTCTGAGACTCTTGACTCCAGTGCACGTGGGGAATGGTACCGGAGGAGCGGGGTTTCTGGACAGCTACCTCTACCGGGAAGGCGGGGTTCCCGTTATCCCCGGCTCCACCATTAAGGGAAGGCTGCGGGCGGCGGCGAGGGCTTTGGCGGGGGCTGGGATATACGGGGCAGAAGGAGTCTGCCGGGAAATTCTGGAGTGTACCTGTCCTGTCTGCTTGATCTTCGGTCGTCCGGGAAATAGAAGGGGAAGCCTTTATTTCGACGATGCCTGGCCCGAGCCAGAGGATGGCGGACCCTGGATCAGCTTGCGCTCCGGGATTGGAATGGACCGCTACCGCAGGGTGGCCCGTGAGGGCGCCCTCTATACGCTGGAGACGGCTGGCGCGAAGGGAACGGTATATCACGGCCGGATCAGCGGGGTGGTGCCGGAGAAGGATATGGAGCGAGTGGTGGCGGTGATAAGGGACGCCTTTGCCTATAATTACGCCCTCGGTTGGGGAAAGAGCCGGGGTCTCGGGTGGTTCCAGGCGGAGGTAGTGGAGGCAGAGAAAAGATGCGGTATTTAG
- the csx7 gene encoding type III CRISPR-associated RAMP protein Csx7, with protein MSALAVGAGPLYDIFYNRRRITGRLVVLTPLRIGSGGEAPDPTAIDNPVIRDSFGRPFIPGSSFKGVWRAFAEQVLDQLDNGDRGCCDPLADPCLSGEPIKELKRKYRDNRRALAEAIYKGLCPACRIFGSPHFAGRLRVRDLLLVEASWPGFCEVRPGVAINRDTRTAYSSRKYEVEAVPAGTAFHFEAVVENAAEKEWRDILLTLLPFTRGELPLGGGTGRGLGRVCLKEVTVATVTRANLGDFLSRGWEGIPAKDLEEACRESGIPAGGESGV; from the coding sequence GTGAGCGCGTTGGCGGTAGGAGCCGGTCCTCTTTACGATATTTTTTACAACCGTCGCCGGATCACCGGACGCCTGGTGGTACTGACCCCCCTGCGCATCGGCAGCGGGGGAGAGGCCCCCGATCCCACGGCCATCGACAATCCCGTTATACGGGACTCTTTTGGGCGCCCCTTTATCCCGGGTTCCTCCTTCAAAGGAGTATGGCGTGCTTTTGCCGAGCAGGTTTTAGACCAGCTGGATAACGGCGACAGGGGTTGCTGCGATCCCCTGGCTGACCCCTGCCTGTCTGGAGAACCAATAAAGGAGCTCAAGCGGAAATACAGAGATAATCGCCGGGCTTTGGCTGAAGCCATCTACAAGGGGCTGTGCCCGGCCTGCCGCATTTTCGGCAGTCCCCATTTTGCCGGCCGGTTAAGGGTCCGGGATCTCCTTTTGGTCGAGGCCAGCTGGCCGGGCTTCTGCGAAGTCCGGCCTGGGGTGGCCATTAACCGGGATACACGCACGGCTTACTCATCCCGTAAGTACGAGGTGGAGGCCGTGCCGGCAGGAACCGCCTTCCACTTCGAAGCTGTTGTGGAAAATGCAGCTGAAAAGGAATGGCGGGATATACTCCTCACGCTGCTTCCGTTTACGCGAGGGGAGCTTCCCCTCGGAGGCGGTACGGGGCGCGGCCTGGGCAGGGTGTGCCTGAAGGAGGTCACGGTGGCCACGGTCACCCGGGCCAATTTAGGCGACTTTTTGTCTCGAGGCTGGGAGGGGATACCTGCAAAGGACCTGGAAGAAGCTTGCCGGGAATCAGGTATCCCTGCGGGGGGTGAAAGCGGTGTTTAA